From one Mya arenaria isolate MELC-2E11 chromosome 4, ASM2691426v1 genomic stretch:
- the LOC128231863 gene encoding uncharacterized protein LOC128231863, whose translation MDSSTKDGSDSDWDSTLDFTSPRQVGIGQLRPNMQAEEIEEESALSGESDNDEQELPNDQVIRNVLKPPEERPRAPTPTQKENNIILAQKQQNIQQHIQPANQPQHKKRPDSANAPFNFRDAIQDRTTPEPALRGPPGKDRKGTAYDPAPSPTPRSGIVPQGSIRSVGSWDESDPDERILKEIRSKYQQEKLKEEQMKAKEEVSLVEEPDTARSEGTWMSWKKGKKRKLKTDKGSVPATPRSQAPPDSARSQYQGQTTRSSFGKGQIESAHPLQGQVSKVQMPQVIRQQAAPVSTPANVVRRNEVVSPSVIQVIEPRFSKSPRAMAEYTNVELGAESLDASQLGDPEKLFVRDEDTGRYLYYFGHGNLRYYEVTEDYEEARLPQVADKVDKIMQRVWQEMFAVLRILLSVVIWFTVELARFLARHIFQPIIIGVFVTLGDFLMKPFLSAVFNGFVQPLSIFFWNVFTGMRHMFNPIGEILRKVFEQLAMLFSSIRLFEITWVSDKNSALAHQQGVQNV comes from the exons ATGGATAGTTCAACCAAAGATGGAAGTGATTCTGACTGGGACAGCACTCTGGATTTCACCTCCCCTCGACAAGTTGGGATAGGACAGTTGAGGCCAAACATGCAGGCAGAGGAGATAGAAGAGGAGTCAGCACTGTCTGGGGAGAGTGACAACGATGAACAAGAGCTCCCAAATGATCAGGTGATCAGAAATG TTTTGAAACCTCCGGAAGAAAGACCTAGAGCACCAACACCTACACAAAAGGAAAACAATATCATTCTTGCACAGAAACAGCAAAACATACAACA ACATATACAACCTGCAAATCAACCTCAGCACAAGAAACGTCCAGATTCAGCAAATGCTCCCTTTAACTTCAGAGATGCCATTCAAG ATAGAACTACCCCCGAGCCAGCATTACGAGGCCCGCCAGGCAAGGACAGGAAGGGAACAGCATACGACCCAGCCCCAAGCCCAACCCCCAGGAGTGGCATTGTCCCTCAGGGCAGCATTAGAA GTGTGGGTTCATGGGATGAGTCAGATCCAGATGAAAGGATCTTGAAAGAAATCAGATCAAAATACCAGCAAGAAAAACTTAAAGAGGAGCAGATGAAAGCAAAAGAAG AAGTGTCATTGGTGGAGGAGCCAGATACTGCACGGTCTGAGGGTACGTGGATGAGCTGGAAAAAAGGCAAGAAGCGCAAGCTCAAGACTGACAAG GGGTCAGTGCCAGCAACACCTAGAAGCCAGGCTCCCCCCGACAGTGCAAGGTCACAATATCAAGGTCAAACAACAAGGTCATCATTTGGGAAAGGTCAGATTGAGAGTGCACATCCTTTACAAGGTCAAGTTTCCAAGGTCCAGATGCCTCAGGTTATAAGACAACAGGCTGCTCCAGTGTCAACCCCAGCTAATGTTGTCAGGAGAAATGAAGTGGTATCACCTTCTGTCATTCAAGTTATTGAACCAAG ATTTTCAAAGTCTCCCCGTGCAATGGCGGAGTATACCAATGTAGAGCTAGGAGCGGAGTCCCTGGATGCCTCGCAACTGGGCGACCCAGAGAAATTGTTTGTCAGGGACGAGGACACCGGCAG GTACTTGTACTACTTTGGTCATGGCAACCTACGTTACTATGAGGTGACGGAAGATTATGAGGAGGCCAGGTTGCCACAAGTTGCTGACAA GGTAGATAAGATAATGCAGCGTGTATGGCAGGAGATGTTTGCGGTGCTGCGGATCCTGCTCAGTGTTGTCATCTGGTTCACTGTGGAGCTTGCAAGGTTCCTCGCCAGGCACATCTTCCAGCCAATCATCATCGGTGTGTTTGTTACTCTTGGGGACTTTTTGATGAAGCCATTCTTGTCTGCAGTGTTTAACGGTTTTGTGCAGCCATTAAGTATATTCTTCTGGAATGTTTTCACAGGAATGAGACACATGTTCAATCCCATTGGTGAGATTTTGAGGAAGGTGTTTGAACAGTTGGCCATGCTTTTTAGTTCAATTCGACTGTTTGAAATAACATgggtttcagacaaaaatagTGCGCTAGCCCACCAACAAGGAGTGCAGAATGTGTGA